Proteins co-encoded in one Arachis hypogaea cultivar Tifrunner chromosome 13, arahy.Tifrunner.gnm2.J5K5, whole genome shotgun sequence genomic window:
- the LOC112792553 gene encoding phospholipase A1-Igamma3, chloroplastic-like, which produces MFITMALSSSAVIHNHMNINMKRFNMVRVHQELILEIPKSKRPNKATHLAESICNVLHRSPSRSIDLLRYHEEKLSTPTMSPREDISQKWRQIHGCSNWENILDPLHPCLRREILKYGEFAQATYDAFDYDSLSQYCGSCRYNRNKLFQKLGLSRNGYAVTKYIYAMSHIDLPRWLERSLVADTWSRDSNWIGYVAVSDEQETRRIGRRDIVVAWRGTVAPCEWYEDFQRKLDPIGKKGAKVEHGFLSIYTSKSDTTRYNKSSASDQVMKEITKLVKFYEQKGEEVSVTITGHSLGGALALLNAYEAAYKVPNNVPISVISFGAPRVGNITFKQELEEMGVKALRVVVKQDWVHRMPGLVFNEAFKVFDEITSLEWVYTHVGAELNLDVGSSPYLKGGGMNLSGFHSLETYLHLVDGYLSSETPFRNEAKRDVALVNKYCDMLVDELRIPQCWYQLANKGLVCNDHGRWVKPKRDPDDIPSHHDDPLVPDETQTYMMTLVSS; this is translated from the coding sequence TAAACATGAAACGGTTCAATATGGTTCGAGTTCATCaagaattgattcttgaaattcCAAAATCAAAGAGGCCAAACAAGGCGACGCATTTGGCGGAATCCATTTGCAATGTCCTTCATCGTTCTCCTTCACGCAGCATAGACTTGCTAAGGTACCATGAAGAGAAACTTTCAACGCCAACCATGTCTCCAAGAGAAGACATCTCACAAAAATGGCGCCAAATCCACGGTTGCTCAAACTGGGAGAACATTCTAGATCCTCTTCATCCCTGCCTACGCAGAGAAATTCTCAAGTACGGAGAATTCGCACAAGCCACCTACGACGCCTTTGATTATGACTCTCTCTCCCAGTACTGTGGCAGTTGCCGTTACAACCGTAACAAACTCTTTCAGAAATTGGGTCTTTCTAGAAACGGTTACGCCGTTACTAAGTACATATATGCCATGTCACACATCGATCTGCCACGCTGGCTTGAGAGGTCCCTCGTGGCTGACACGTGGAGCAGAGACTCCAATTGGATTGGTTACGTGGCTGTAAGCGACGAACAAGAGACACGTAGGATTGGAAGGCGGGACATCGTGGTTGCGTGGCGTGGCACGGTGGCGCCATGCGAGTGGTACGAGGATTTTCAGAGGAAATTGGATCCAATTGGGAAAAAAGGCGCCAAAGTGGAGCATGGCTTTTTAAGCATTTACACTTCCAAGAGTGACACAACAAGGTATAATAAATCAAGTGCGTCTGATCAGGTGATGAAGGAGATTACAAAATTGGTGAAATTCTATGAACAAAAAGGTGAGGAAGTTAGTGTCACAATCACTGGGCATAGCCTGGGTGGTGCATTGGCGTTGCTGAATGCATATGAAGCAGCATATAAAGTTCCAAATAATGTTCCAATTAGTGTAATATCTTTTGGGGCACCAAGAGTTGGAAACATTACATTCAAACAAGAGTTGGAAGAAATGGGAGTGAAGGCACTGCGTGTTGTGGTGAAGCAAGATTGGGTGCATAGAATGCCAGGGCTTGTTTTCAATGAGGCCTtcaaggtgtttgatgaaataacAAGTTTGGAATGGGTTTACACACACGTTGGTGCTGAGTTGAACCTTGATGTTGGTTCATCTCCTTATCTCAAAGGTGGAGGGATGAACTTGTCAGGGTTTCATAGCTTGGAGACATACCTTCACCTTGTTGATGGCTACTTGAGCAGTGAGACACCGTTTAGGAATGAAGCTAAAAGGGATGTTGCTTTGGTTAATAAGTATTGTGACATGCTTGTGGATGAGCTTAGGATTCCACAATGTTGGTAccaattggctaacaaaggtttGGTCTGTAATGATCATGGAAGATGGGTCAAACCCAAAAGAGACCCTGATGATATTCCTTCACATCATGATGACCCTCTTGTTCCAGATGAAACGCAAACATATATGATGACTTTGGTGTCCTCTTAG